From a region of the Deltaproteobacteria bacterium genome:
- a CDS encoding alpha/beta hydrolase — protein sequence MPTKYVEVDGYAVNYFHTGRTTLPSVTPDTSKGKVLLYLHGAGSNGHFGHKMIDLLSAKHSPFSLDYPGHGRSSGTESLKSVTAYSELVYGFWKKLGLRPAYLIGHSMGGAVSMDLALRHPDMVEGLILTCTAAKFNITDERANIWKDVMQGRAGQPFNKDSCSPATPMNIVQEGWMEQIQTDPRVRYFDLVACQQVDLTAKIGEIRKPTLVLAGQDDQSTPVAQSEQLRDKISGAKLIVIPQAGHWLPIEKPQEACEAITAFLGT from the coding sequence ATGCCAACAAAATATGTCGAAGTTGACGGCTATGCGGTGAACTATTTTCACACCGGCCGCACGACGCTACCCAGTGTGACACCAGATACGAGTAAGGGAAAAGTACTGTTGTATCTCCACGGTGCAGGCAGCAACGGTCATTTTGGTCATAAAATGATTGACCTGCTCTCGGCAAAACACAGCCCGTTTTCGCTTGACTATCCCGGTCACGGACGCTCAAGCGGCACGGAAAGCTTGAAGAGCGTCACTGCGTACAGTGAGTTAGTCTATGGTTTCTGGAAAAAGTTGGGCTTGCGTCCGGCGTATCTCATTGGTCACTCCATGGGCGGTGCGGTCTCCATGGATCTGGCGCTTCGCCATCCTGACATGGTCGAGGGGTTGATCCTCACCTGCACGGCAGCAAAATTTAACATCACCGATGAGCGAGCCAATATCTGGAAAGACGTCATGCAAGGCCGTGCAGGACAGCCGTTTAACAAAGATTCATGTTCTCCGGCCACACCGATGAACATCGTCCAAGAAGGTTGGATGGAACAAATCCAAACCGACCCGCGTGTACGCTACTTTGATCTCGTTGCATGCCAGCAAGTGGACTTAACCGCCAAGATTGGCGAGATTCGCAAACCGACGTTGGTGCTGGCTGGACAAGACGACCAGAGCACCCCGGTCGCGCAGAGTGAACAGCTTCGTGACAAAATTTCCGGCGCAAAACTGATAGTGATTCCGCAAGCTGGCCATTGGTTGCCAATCGAGAAGCCGCAAGAAGCGTGCGAGGCGATTACGGCGTTTTTGGGGACGTAA